The Ictalurus furcatus strain D&B chromosome 5, Billie_1.0, whole genome shotgun sequence genome includes a region encoding these proteins:
- the LOC128607653 gene encoding ATP-sensitive inward rectifier potassium channel 1-like: protein MTRSLQQLFRDYLAKWHIYKNRLVRKDGHCNIEYGNVGYSNRFAYVQDLWTTFVEIRWRYIILLFVASFTLSWFIFGLIWYWIAHDNGDLWWQNPPSDHKPCIYNVFGLTSAFLYSLETQTTIGYGQRVLSPYCPGAVAIIIIQSIIGLFINCFWCGLVMAKIALPKKRAKTITFSKMAVICPKNAALCLQIRVANLRKTLMIGSQLYGKLLRTTITPEGETIIMDQVNIDFSVDAGKDNLFFICPLTLYHVIDKTSPFFKFASDTMLQQEFELIVFLDGIDESTSSSCQVRTSYIPQEIKWGYKFLPIISRSKEGKYCVDFSNFDRVDPIPTAHCAHCFYNGQCHHHSPRNGIDNQGFEVIEIIDQISANEM from the coding sequence ATGACACGCTCCTTGCAACAGTTGTTCAGAGACTACCTAGCAAAGTGGCACATCTACAAAAACCGTCTGGTACGCAAAGACGGACACTGCAACATTGAATATGGGAACGTGGGGTACAGCAATCGTTTTGCGTATGTGCAGGACCTCTGGACCACCTTTGTGGAGATCCGCTGGcgttacattattttattatttgtggcCTCTTTCACTCTTAGCTGGTTCATTTTTGGACTTATTTGGTATTGGATTGCTCATGATAATGGTGATCTTTGGTGGCAAAATCCACCTTCAGACCACAAAccatgtatatataatgtttttggCCTCACATCTGCCTTCCTTTACTCACTGGAAACACAGACGACTATTGGTTATGGTCAGCGAGTGCTCAGTCCATACTGCCCTGGTGCTGTCGCCATAATTATTATCCAGTCCAtcattggtttatttattaactgcTTCTGGTGTGGATTGGTTATGGCCAAAATCGCTTTACCCAAGAAAAGAGCCAAGACCATTACCTTCAGTAAAATGGCAGTAATTTGTCCCAAAAATGCAGCTCTGTGTTTGCAGATAAGGGTGGCCAACTTGCGTAAAACCTTAATGATTGGAAGCCAGCTATATGGCAAGCTGCTTAGGACAACAATAACTCCAGAAGGTGAGACCATCATTATGGACCAAGTCAATATTGATTTTAGTGTTGATGCTGGAAAAGACAACCTCTTCTTCATTTGTCCATTGACCTTGTATCATGTAATTGACAAGACAagtccattttttaaatttgcttcAGACACAATGCTTCAACAGGAGTTTGAGCTGATAGTGTTTCTGGATGGCATTGATGAGTCCACCAGCTCCTCCTGCCAAGTCAGGACATCCTACATCCCTCAGGAGATTAAGTGGGGTTACAAGTTCCTCCCTATCATCTCTCGCAGTAAAGAAGGGAAATATTGTGTGGACTTCTCCAATTTTGACAGAGTGGACCCAATTCCAACTGCACACTGTGCTCACTGCTTCTATAATGGCCAATGTCATCATCATAGTCCCAGAAATGGTATTGATAACCAGGGTTTTGAAGTGATTGAAATTATTGATCAAATCAGTGCTAACGAAATGTAA
- the parapinopsina gene encoding parapinopsin a, whose translation MASINLFNFSETDTMHLGSVNDHIMPRIGYTILSIIMALSSTFGIILNMVVIIVTVQYKQLRQPLNYALVNLAVADLGCAVFGGLLTAVTNAMGYFSLGRVGCVLEGFAVAFFGIAGLCSVAVIAVDRYMVVCRPLGAVMFQTKHALAGVVFSWVWSFIWNTPPLFGWGSYQLEGVMTSCAPNWFSRDPVNVSYILCYFMLCFALPFATIIFSYMHLLHTLRQVAKLQVADSGSTAKVEVQVARMVVIMVMAFLLTWLPYAAFALTVIIDSNIYINPVIGTIPAYLAKSSTVFNPIIYIFMNRQFRDYALPCLFCGKNPWASKEGRDSDINTLTTTVSKNSSVSPL comes from the exons atggcatCCATTAATCTATTCAACTTTTCAGAGACTGACACAATGCATCTCGGCTCAGTAAATGATCACATCATGCCAAGAATAGGCTACACCATTTTGTCAATAATTATGGCTTTGTCCTCCACTTTTGGCATCATCTTGAATATGGTGGTGATTATTGTGACAGTGCAGTACAAACAACTGCGTCAGCCACTAAACTATGCTCTGGTTAATCTAGCAGTGGCTGATCTTGGTTGTGCTGTGTTTGGGGGGCTACTCACAGCAGTCACCAATGCCATGGGCTACTTCAGTCTTGGCAGGGTAGGATGTGTTTTGGAAGGATTTGCTGTTGCCTTCTTTG GTATAGCTGGTTTGTGCTCGGTCGCAGTTATTGCTGTTGACCGCTACATGGTGGTATGCAGACCATTAGGTGCAGTGATGTTCCAAACCAAACATGCCCTGGCAGGCGTGGTCTTTTCCTGGGTCTGGTCCTTCATATGGAACACGCCACCACTGTTTGGATGGGGCAGTTACCAGCTGGAGGGTGTGATGACCTCCTGTGCTCCCAACTGGTTCAGCAGAGACCCAGTCAATGTCTCCTATATCCTGTGCTACTTCATGCTCTGTTTTGCGCTGCCTTTTGCCACCATTATCTTCTCTTACATGCACCTCCTTCATACCTTACGGCAG GTGGCTAAGTTGCAAGTGGCAGACAGTGGAAGCACGGCCAAGGTTGAGGTTCAAGTGGCCCGTATGGTGGTCATCATGGTCATGGCCTTTTTGCTTACATGGCTGCCATATGCAGCCTTTGCCCTGACAGTGATCATTGATTCAAACATCTATATCAACCCAGTGATTGGCACAATACCCGCATACCTGGCCAAGAGCAGCACTGTCTTCAACCCCatcatttatattttcatgaACAGACAG TTCAGGGACTATGCTTTGCCTTgtcttttctgtggaaaaaaccCTTGGGCATCCAAAGAAGGACGAGATTCAGACATCAATACATTAACTACTACAGTCAGCAAGAACAGCTCAGTGTCACCATTATAA